Proteins encoded in a region of the Desulfovibrio gilichinskyi genome:
- a CDS encoding helix-turn-helix domain-containing protein, whose amino-acid sequence MLNLTLETLTLMSIGDRIKKVRGKISQKEFSSTIGVAQNTLGNYERSERTPNADVIVTIAKEFNVSFDWLLLGEGPMFYDSRHEDYLKSKTSHQVVIEDGQTFFDGCIQCEQLEEELKAERALIRTLYEENRELLKENGNLRVELERMKARATPDEDKPNEAHRNVG is encoded by the coding sequence ATGTTAAACTTAACACTAGAAACTTTAACTCTTATGAGTATTGGCGATAGAATTAAGAAAGTGAGGGGTAAAATCTCTCAAAAAGAGTTTTCTAGCACGATTGGTGTTGCTCAGAATACTTTGGGCAATTACGAAAGAAGTGAGAGGACTCCTAATGCAGATGTAATCGTCACAATAGCCAAAGAATTCAACGTTTCCTTTGATTGGTTGCTTCTGGGAGAAGGACCAATGTTCTATGATTCAAGGCATGAAGATTACTTGAAAAGTAAAACATCTCATCAGGTAGTAATTGAAGACGGACAAACCTTTTTTGACGGTTGCATTCAATGTGAACAACTCGAAGAAGAGTTGAAAGCAGAGCGAGCTTTAATACGTACTTTGTATGAGGAAAACCGAGAGCTGCTTAAAGAAAACGGAAATTTGCGGGTAGAACTGGAACGAATGAAGGCAAGAGCCACTCCAGACGAAGATAAGCCCAATGAAGCCCATCGAAATGTTGGATAA